One region of Chlorobiota bacterium genomic DNA includes:
- a CDS encoding S8 family serine peptidase translates to MPFATHARDGSRRGMKPGQAGFLPGTVVLKLKETLPNRRANLQFGIPELDRVITQLGIAERRPLFPLAPWPSGGLFKSTIAQDPIAAGGFNRIYVIRYQNGTDPQLAAEQIAATGLVEFAEPYLTFPLLYAPNDPQRAQQYALNIIQAAQAWDVTQGDSSVAIAIIDSGVEWEHPDLLANIFQNPGESGKDPQGRDRSSNGVDDDNNGYVDDIHGWDLVGGPTLSELQSGTVKPDNNPAPVVSSSQNYQGYHGTWTSGCASAATDNARGIAGTGFRSKILPVKATDDSYATGQVLAALDGIRYAADMRAKVINCSFGAAADPSGVQAYQAVVDYAYAKGALVVAASGNFSINNDQTPHFPANLNHVLSVGASTAQDSAAGFSHYGISVKVYAPGVNILTTQLGGGYVSNGVSGTSFSSPITAGVAALVWAMHPDWTPDQVAMQIRATADNLKVPNGAYAPYFHKRVNAYRAVNLNKDFTGSALTTMPGVELTGYTINGKTTDTLKGRDQTATVRLRLKNLLAPTRNLKIASIDGQVLTTNGAITIPKLGTMEETDQEITVSFSPNAQVLYSEGNIELVLLMSDGAYEAYAKVEIPVSTPGWKKKFDPPTAEFEGSSIKAVSNQVAWASGNVSNVPYITRTLNGNTWSNLIRVTSSQEPLYVITGRSGQLAWGGTGPTSGQAAVYRTVNGGTAWTRASVASITNFVNGIHFFDNQNGIVLGDPLNGKWGIGTTADGGVTWTAIATPLSVARSTEVAWNNAYAVVGDTIWFGTNNSRIYFSTDRGATWDFGTTPTVNSFGVAFANGNDGLATFNQGSDGTGAPMIAVSRNGGKTWDPTTLPFNGALPQSVTFVPGTTRAFVATQAGIFETSDFGASWKQMAAPIMPYQGLVLSAQADTGKNVSAFGINGVGQTINLKESAQPVQPTAVPTATDATNGITASAVMPNPVSGTASLELVLPRAANLRATLFDLLGHQVRTVAEGTYPAGNHNIAFDCSGLAAGTYHCWITANGVQLIRRVVVGE, encoded by the coding sequence ATGCCATTTGCCACCCACGCCCGCGACGGCAGCCGCAGGGGGATGAAGCCCGGGCAAGCCGGATTCCTTCCCGGCACCGTTGTGCTGAAGCTGAAGGAGACGCTGCCAAACCGCCGCGCCAATCTTCAATTTGGCATTCCTGAACTTGACCGGGTGATTACCCAGCTGGGCATTGCCGAACGCCGCCCGTTGTTTCCGCTTGCGCCGTGGCCAAGCGGTGGGCTGTTCAAATCCACAATCGCCCAGGACCCGATTGCTGCCGGCGGTTTCAACCGGATTTATGTGATTCGCTACCAGAACGGAACCGACCCGCAATTGGCAGCCGAGCAGATTGCCGCCACCGGATTGGTGGAGTTTGCCGAGCCATACCTTACCTTCCCATTACTCTACGCCCCAAACGACCCGCAGCGTGCGCAGCAGTACGCGCTCAATATTATCCAAGCCGCGCAGGCGTGGGACGTAACGCAAGGGGATTCCAGCGTGGCAATCGCCATCATTGATTCCGGGGTGGAATGGGAGCATCCTGACTTGCTGGCGAACATCTTCCAAAACCCCGGCGAATCGGGGAAGGACCCGCAGGGGCGCGACCGCAGCAGCAACGGCGTTGACGACGACAACAACGGCTACGTGGACGATATTCACGGGTGGGATTTGGTGGGTGGACCAACGCTCTCCGAGCTTCAAAGCGGCACGGTGAAGCCGGATAACAACCCGGCCCCGGTGGTCTCATCGTCGCAAAACTACCAGGGCTACCACGGGACTTGGACCTCCGGCTGTGCTTCGGCAGCAACCGACAATGCTCGCGGGATAGCCGGCACCGGGTTCCGCTCAAAAATCCTTCCGGTAAAAGCCACCGACGACAGCTACGCCACCGGCCAGGTGCTTGCGGCGTTGGATGGCATCCGCTACGCTGCCGATATGCGTGCAAAAGTGATCAACTGCAGCTTCGGCGCGGCGGCCGATCCAAGCGGGGTGCAAGCCTACCAAGCGGTGGTGGATTACGCCTACGCCAAAGGTGCGTTGGTGGTGGCCGCAAGCGGAAACTTCAGCATCAACAACGACCAAACGCCCCACTTCCCCGCCAACTTGAACCACGTTCTTTCGGTGGGGGCAAGCACCGCGCAAGATTCGGCCGCTGGCTTCAGCCATTACGGCATTTCGGTGAAGGTCTATGCTCCAGGAGTGAATATCCTGACGACTCAGCTTGGTGGGGGCTATGTTAGCAACGGCGTTAGCGGGACCTCCTTCTCCTCACCAATCACCGCTGGGGTTGCCGCGCTGGTGTGGGCCATGCACCCGGACTGGACCCCGGACCAAGTGGCCATGCAGATCCGTGCCACCGCCGATAACCTGAAAGTCCCGAACGGAGCCTACGCACCTTATTTCCATAAGCGGGTGAACGCGTATCGTGCGGTGAATCTGAACAAAGATTTTACGGGAAGCGCGCTGACCACCATGCCGGGCGTTGAGCTAACCGGCTACACCATCAACGGGAAAACCACCGACACCCTGAAAGGGCGGGACCAAACCGCCACGGTGCGGCTTCGGCTGAAGAACCTTCTTGCCCCCACACGCAACCTAAAAATCGCCAGCATTGACGGCCAGGTTCTGACCACCAATGGTGCCATCACCATCCCAAAACTTGGAACAATGGAGGAGACCGATCAGGAGATCACCGTCAGCTTCTCGCCAAACGCGCAGGTGCTCTATTCCGAAGGGAACATCGAGCTGGTTTTGCTGATGAGCGACGGCGCGTACGAGGCATACGCGAAGGTGGAAATCCCGGTCAGCACTCCCGGGTGGAAGAAGAAATTCGACCCGCCCACCGCGGAGTTTGAAGGAAGCAGCATCAAGGCCGTCAGCAACCAAGTGGCGTGGGCTTCGGGGAACGTCAGCAACGTTCCGTACATCACCCGCACACTGAATGGAAACACGTGGAGCAATCTTATCCGCGTGACTTCTTCGCAAGAGCCTCTCTACGTGATTACCGGGCGGAGCGGACAACTTGCTTGGGGGGGAACGGGGCCAACATCGGGGCAAGCCGCTGTTTACCGCACGGTGAACGGCGGGACCGCATGGACCCGAGCAAGCGTGGCCAGCATCACCAACTTCGTGAACGGCATCCACTTCTTCGATAACCAAAACGGGATTGTGCTTGGCGATCCCCTGAACGGCAAATGGGGGATTGGAACCACAGCTGACGGCGGCGTAACGTGGACCGCAATCGCAACGCCACTATCGGTTGCACGCTCAACAGAGGTTGCTTGGAACAACGCCTACGCCGTTGTTGGCGACACCATTTGGTTTGGCACCAACAACAGCCGCATCTACTTTTCAACGGACCGCGGCGCAACGTGGGATTTTGGCACCACACCAACGGTGAACTCCTTTGGCGTAGCGTTCGCCAACGGGAACGATGGCTTGGCAACATTCAACCAGGGGAGCGATGGAACCGGCGCGCCGATGATCGCCGTCTCGCGCAATGGCGGAAAAACGTGGGACCCAACAACGCTGCCGTTTAACGGAGCGTTGCCGCAGTCGGTGACGTTTGTTCCCGGGACCACGCGGGCGTTTGTGGCCACCCAAGCGGGCATTTTCGAGACCAGCGATTTTGGGGCATCGTGGAAGCAGATGGCCGCGCCGATTATGCCATATCAAGGCCTGGTCCTTTCGGCACAGGCCGACACGGGGAAGAACGTTAGCGCGTTCGGGATCAACGGCGTGGGGCAAACCATCAACCTGAAAGAATCCGCCCAGCCCGTGCAACCAACCGCCGTCCCAACCGCCACCGATGCCACCAACGGAATAACCGCCAGCGCGGTGATGCCGAACCCGGTTTCCGGCACCGCCAGCTTGGAGTTGGTGTTGCCCCGCGCCGCAAATCTGCGGGCCACGCTGTTCGATCTTCTTGGCCACCAAGTCCGCACAGTTGCCGAAGGGACCTACCCCGCCGGCAACCACAACATCGCCTTTGATTGCAGCGGCCTGGCAGCGGGGACCTACCATTGCTGGATAACAGCCAACGGCGTGCAGTTGATCCGGAGAGTGGTGGTGGGGGAATAA
- a CDS encoding DUF1800 domain-containing protein produces MDRRNFLTFGTPRRATPQQGTQTNQRNGGAQNPPAFLRRTTAGLEPYSGPFTYKEAAHLLRRCVVGPTETEIRQAVTDGFEATMQKLFTPFTPAPTFIQDWVGQDPQIRPADASQAQAFQDTVFQHREMLLKWWMNTIATSPTSIQERMVIFWHNHFTSEMQAVNIAEFMHTQNQLFRSMMFGNFKQFVKDVTKDVAMLIYLDGIKNYKQGQRSNINENYARELQELYTMGVTDWDGNPNYTQEDVSEAARALSGWGFSPSTKGTLYAGLNSLFLTQRWDSGNKTFLGKTGAWKADDIVDIIFEQRADQVAKFMCEKFYRWFVYDIPDRTIITAMAETFRSNNWEIKPVIEQLLRSAHFFDDTNIGALEKSPVDYMIGAIRQLSLKDVPDFNGQTGRATQDLRNRMNTQGMVLFDPPNVKGWPGGRTWVSTSTLPIRQKFSIDVADGVLKNRQTPIYGFDPIPFAKQFSDPNDLTALSNEMARFLLNTEPSDQERQMLFDTILDGGKDYEWKIDDPTQKPDVRIRKFIKAAVQLAKYQLY; encoded by the coding sequence ATGGATCGCCGAAACTTCCTAACCTTTGGAACACCACGCCGCGCCACCCCCCAGCAGGGGACGCAGACAAACCAACGGAATGGCGGGGCGCAAAATCCCCCAGCATTCCTACGCCGCACAACCGCTGGGCTTGAGCCATACAGCGGGCCATTCACCTACAAAGAGGCCGCGCACCTGTTGCGCCGCTGCGTGGTTGGTCCCACCGAAACCGAAATCCGCCAGGCCGTGACCGATGGATTTGAGGCCACCATGCAGAAACTGTTCACCCCGTTTACCCCTGCGCCAACGTTTATCCAAGATTGGGTTGGGCAGGATCCGCAAATCCGCCCCGCCGATGCAAGCCAAGCCCAAGCCTTCCAGGATACCGTCTTTCAGCATCGTGAAATGTTGCTGAAATGGTGGATGAACACCATTGCCACTTCCCCCACCTCCATCCAAGAGCGAATGGTGATCTTCTGGCATAACCATTTCACCAGCGAGATGCAGGCGGTGAACATCGCCGAATTCATGCACACCCAGAACCAACTGTTCCGCAGCATGATGTTTGGCAACTTCAAGCAGTTCGTCAAGGATGTCACCAAAGACGTTGCCATGCTTATCTACCTTGATGGAATCAAGAACTACAAGCAAGGACAACGGAGCAATATCAACGAGAACTACGCCCGCGAGCTTCAGGAACTTTACACCATGGGGGTAACCGATTGGGATGGGAACCCGAACTACACCCAAGAAGACGTTAGCGAAGCCGCGCGTGCGTTAAGCGGATGGGGATTTAGCCCCAGCACAAAAGGAACGTTGTATGCGGGGCTGAACAGCCTGTTCCTGACGCAGCGGTGGGACAGCGGAAACAAGACCTTTTTGGGGAAAACCGGAGCATGGAAGGCGGATGATATCGTTGATATCATCTTTGAGCAGCGGGCGGATCAAGTGGCAAAATTCATGTGCGAGAAATTCTACCGCTGGTTCGTGTACGACATCCCCGACCGCACGATAATCACAGCAATGGCGGAGACGTTCCGGTCGAATAATTGGGAGATCAAACCGGTGATTGAGCAGCTTCTGCGAAGCGCGCATTTCTTTGATGACACGAACATCGGCGCGTTGGAGAAAAGCCCGGTTGATTACATGATCGGCGCAATCCGCCAGCTTTCCTTGAAGGATGTGCCGGACTTCAACGGGCAAACCGGGCGCGCCACCCAGGACCTGCGCAACCGGATGAACACACAGGGGATGGTGCTGTTCGATCCGCCAAACGTGAAAGGCTGGCCCGGCGGGCGCACCTGGGTAAGCACCAGCACGCTTCCAATCCGCCAAAAATTCAGCATTGACGTTGCCGATGGCGTTCTGAAAAATCGCCAAACCCCGATCTACGGTTTCGACCCCATTCCCTTTGCCAAGCAGTTCAGCGACCCGAACGACCTTACGGCCCTAAGCAACGAAATGGCGCGGTTCCTTCTGAACACCGAGCCATCGGACCAAGAACGCCAGATGTTGTTCGACACGATCCTTGACGGGGGGAAGGATTACGAATGGAAGATTGACGACCCGACCCAGAAGCCTGATGTCCGCATCAGAAAATTCATCAAGGCCGCGGTCCAATTAGCGAAGTATCAACTCTACTGA
- a CDS encoding DUF1501 domain-containing protein, with the protein MKRRTFIQRLGATGIVLPIAMGFPRVRAFAKPPANSHFMGLLGATNDNVMVMIRLAGGNDGLNTIVPYTDSTYYNARAGDSLGIPEKDVVKLPDSAALGLHPSLGPLAELYTEKKFAIVQSVGYPNQNLSHFRSTDIWLSGSDWNVYDNAGWYGKYLEKVYPDYPDVLPSDPFAIELGTYLSTTLIGENNNMGVAVADLSYIPGQPDSDPVRGTHAGEEEAYVREIARQSNVFSNAILSAAMRQLTNKVTYPTGNVLGTALASIARLIAAGLKTQMYIVNIGGYDTHSNQLEAQANLHKIFADAVKAFQRDIEAFGLDKRVCTMTVSEFGRRVASNGGGTDHGSAAPLFVIGTNVNGGLFGTAPNLTDLEGPGNIKMQFDFRQIYASVLGQWYAAPEEMIQPGPLPRHFDQLPIFKASSPTGVDYANEAAAGMTLGQNYPNPASNGTTFPITGVPAGAAARLTIHSLDGREVFAQNVPAGQSSIYFDTRVLAPGSYITTLTAGTARRTRSMTVVR; encoded by the coding sequence ATGAAACGCAGAACGTTTATACAGCGGCTTGGGGCAACGGGCATCGTGCTCCCGATAGCAATGGGCTTCCCCCGCGTTCGGGCTTTTGCCAAGCCCCCCGCCAACTCCCATTTCATGGGGCTTTTGGGCGCAACCAACGATAACGTGATGGTGATGATCCGCCTTGCCGGCGGCAACGACGGCCTGAACACCATCGTCCCTTACACCGACAGCACTTACTACAACGCCCGCGCAGGCGACAGCTTGGGAATCCCCGAAAAAGATGTGGTGAAACTTCCCGACAGCGCAGCACTTGGCTTGCACCCAAGCCTGGGACCGTTGGCCGAACTGTACACCGAAAAGAAGTTCGCCATTGTGCAAAGCGTTGGTTATCCCAACCAAAATCTTTCCCACTTCCGCAGCACCGATATTTGGTTAAGCGGAAGCGATTGGAACGTTTATGACAACGCCGGATGGTATGGCAAGTACTTGGAAAAGGTCTATCCCGATTACCCCGACGTGCTGCCATCGGACCCGTTTGCGATTGAGCTGGGGACCTACCTAAGCACCACGCTGATTGGGGAGAACAACAACATGGGGGTTGCCGTCGCCGACCTTTCCTACATCCCAGGCCAGCCCGATAGCGACCCCGTGCGGGGAACCCACGCGGGGGAAGAAGAAGCCTACGTGCGGGAGATTGCGCGGCAATCCAACGTCTTCTCGAACGCAATCCTTAGCGCGGCCATGCGCCAGCTTACCAACAAAGTGACCTATCCAACAGGGAACGTGCTTGGCACCGCGCTGGCATCAATCGCACGGTTAATCGCGGCGGGGCTGAAAACCCAGATGTACATCGTCAACATTGGGGGATACGACACGCACTCCAACCAGCTTGAAGCCCAAGCCAATCTCCACAAAATTTTTGCCGATGCAGTGAAGGCGTTCCAGCGGGATATTGAGGCGTTTGGGCTGGACAAGCGCGTCTGCACGATGACCGTCAGCGAGTTCGGGCGGCGCGTGGCATCGAACGGTGGCGGAACCGACCACGGATCGGCAGCACCGCTGTTCGTGATTGGGACGAACGTCAACGGCGGACTGTTCGGCACCGCGCCAAACCTGACAGACCTTGAAGGACCGGGGAATATCAAGATGCAGTTCGACTTCCGGCAGATCTACGCATCGGTGTTGGGCCAGTGGTATGCCGCGCCGGAGGAAATGATTCAGCCCGGGCCGCTTCCGCGCCACTTCGACCAGTTGCCAATCTTCAAAGCCAGCAGCCCAACCGGAGTGGATTACGCCAACGAAGCCGCCGCAGGCATGACGCTTGGCCAGAACTACCCGAACCCCGCAAGCAACGGAACAACCTTCCCAATCACAGGGGTCCCAGCCGGCGCGGCTGCGCGGCTGACGATCCACTCGTTGGATGGCCGGGAAGTGTTCGCGCAAAATGTCCCGGCTGGGCAATCCAGCATCTACTTCGACACGCGAGTGCTGGCACCGGGAA